Proteins encoded within one genomic window of Humulus lupulus chromosome 1, drHumLupu1.1, whole genome shotgun sequence:
- the LOC133781399 gene encoding uncharacterized protein LOC133781399 codes for MGKVCSPVLSEYNKEEEKVDVSDDKKMCPSASNVNPNKNSSNVIKLWVDLEKKMNTRFDELMKQQDEMDSKLDLVLSMMVRSSGCKSNQPEFELEAKHNGIKVDGGECGDAYSYVTPPTFNGDDVVCNNKNEVEVKSPHPRPMRKRKCAPALMTPYTDPTKRRKFRKGEGFKVDPFRKIDEHKEEAFMKWFNENNTSMLINCGTGSYQRKYFEQLFTPATWMSTDMRLYGA; via the exons atgGGTAAG GTTTGCAGTCCCGTTTTGAGTGAATACAATAAGGAAGAAGAGAAGGTTGATGTTTCAGATGATAAAAAAATGTGCCCTTCAGCTTCAAATGTCAATCCAAATAAGAATTCGAGCAATGTGATAAAGTTATGGGTTGATTTGGAGAAGAAAATGAACACTCGTTTTGATGAGTTGATGAAGCAACAAGATGAAATGGACTCCAAATTGGACTTGGTGTTATCAATGATGGTTCGTAGTTCTGGTTGTAAATCTAATCAGCCTGAGTTTGAGTTGGAGGCTAAACATAATGGCATAAAAGTTGATGGTGGTGAGTGCGGAGATGCATATAGCTATGTCACTCCACCTACTTTTAATGGTGATGATGTTGTTTGCAATAACAAAAATGAAGTTGAGGTCAAATCTCCTCATCCTAGGCCAATGAGAAAAAGGAAATGTGCTCCTGCCCTAATGACACCATATACAGACCCAACAAAAAggagaaaatttagaaaaggtgAAGGGTTCAAAGTTGATCCATTTCGCAAGATTGACGAGCACAAGGAAGAGGCTTTTATGAAGTGGTTCAATGAGAACAACACAAG CATGTTAATTAACTGTGGAACCGGCAGCTACCAAAGGAAATACTTCGAGCAGTTATTTACCCCAGCAACATGGATGTCTACTGAT ATGAGGCTTTATGGGGCATGA